A portion of the Liberibacter crescens BT-1 genome contains these proteins:
- the ribB gene encoding 3,4-dihydroxy-2-butanone-4-phosphate synthase, with protein MLFNQQKVSDAIQAFGKGEIVIVTDENDRENEADLIIAATHCTIEKMAFIIRHTSGIVCTPMPYTEANRLHLNLMVASNESIHSTAFTISIDSKDGITTGISASDRTRTVQNLANPNSKPSDFTRPGHIFPLIAREGGVLTRSGHTEASVDMCKLAQLPPIAVICELVNDNGTVKEGKEVFDFAKKHNLKIISVSDIIIWRQREEHLIILKSSCKTETSIGTIQVNTYCLPKSTLVHTVLIVGDIENSLNTPIPVYVHRENFVEDILLKKSPIDYYLNQISIEGKGIIIYLRNNFSDHETIKTISSPFQTPPIKENNGSKNQKSQETGLIAQILKNLCITSVKILSTNTHYPSDLKNYGITIHK; from the coding sequence ATGTTATTTAATCAGCAAAAAGTTTCTGATGCCATACAAGCTTTTGGCAAAGGCGAAATAGTTATTGTAACTGACGAAAATGACCGTGAAAATGAAGCTGATTTAATCATTGCGGCTACTCATTGTACAATTGAAAAAATGGCTTTCATTATTCGCCATACTTCTGGTATTGTATGTACACCAATGCCTTATACAGAAGCAAACAGGCTTCATCTTAATTTAATGGTAGCAAGCAATGAATCAATTCATAGCACTGCATTTACGATATCCATTGATTCCAAAGACGGAATCACTACAGGAATATCTGCGTCTGACAGAACTCGTACAGTACAAAATCTTGCCAATCCTAATAGTAAGCCTTCTGACTTTACTCGACCAGGACATATTTTCCCACTAATAGCACGCGAAGGTGGGGTTTTAACTCGTTCAGGTCATACAGAAGCCTCTGTAGATATGTGCAAACTAGCACAACTACCACCAATCGCCGTTATCTGTGAACTGGTTAATGATAATGGAACTGTGAAAGAGGGAAAGGAAGTTTTTGATTTCGCAAAAAAACATAATTTAAAGATTATTTCTGTTTCTGATATTATCATTTGGCGTCAAAGAGAGGAACATTTAATTATATTAAAATCCTCGTGCAAAACAGAAACATCTATAGGAACTATACAAGTAAATACTTATTGTTTACCCAAAAGTACTTTAGTACATACAGTACTTATTGTTGGTGATATAGAAAATAGCCTAAATACACCTATCCCTGTATATGTCCATCGAGAAAATTTTGTAGAAGACATCTTGCTTAAAAAAAGCCCCATTGACTATTATCTTAATCAAATATCTATTGAAGGAAAAGGCATAATAATTTACTTACGCAATAACTTTTCTGACCATGAAACAATAAAAACGATTTCTTCTCCTTTTCAAACACCTCCCATTAAAGAAAATAATGGGTCTAAAAATCAAAAATCACAAGAAACCGGTCTCATTGCACAAATATTAAAAAATCTTTGTATTACTTCCGTAAAAATACTGAGTACAAATACTCATTACCCTTCTGATCTAAAGAATTATGGAATTACAATACACAAATAA
- a CDS encoding nucleoside deaminase, translating to MSIAIEEAHKAASRDEVPIGAVIVLNNKVISYSGNRMKELNDVTAHAEILAIRMGCQILSQERLTGADLYVTLEPCAMCAAAISFARIRRLYYGTNDPKSGGIENHGCFYSQKTCHHKPDVYSGIEIYQTKKILQEFFLRKRHIKVGI from the coding sequence ATGTCTATTGCCATAGAAGAAGCTCACAAGGCTGCTTCAAGAGATGAAGTGCCCATTGGAGCCGTTATTGTTCTGAATAATAAGGTGATTAGCTATTCAGGCAATAGAATGAAAGAATTAAATGATGTCACTGCACATGCCGAAATTCTAGCAATCCGCATGGGCTGCCAAATCCTTTCTCAAGAACGTTTAACAGGAGCAGACCTTTATGTAACCTTAGAACCATGCGCAATGTGCGCTGCTGCTATTTCTTTTGCACGAATACGAAGACTTTACTATGGAACAAACGATCCCAAAAGTGGAGGCATTGAAAATCATGGATGTTTTTACTCCCAAAAAACATGCCACCATAAGCCAGATGTTTATTCAGGAATTGAAATATATCAAACAAAAAAAATTCTTCAAGAGTTTTTTCTAAGAAAACGACATATTAAAGTAGGTATATAG
- the rsmD gene encoding 16S rRNA (guanine(966)-N(2))-methyltransferase RsmD has product MRIVGGKFRGRILSGSESNHIRPTRSQTREALFNILSHVYPEALNATYMVDMFAGVGSIGLEALSRGCRYVFFIDNNIKSLNVIRKNISVLGVEEHTKVLLWNVVNIQKLRIIKPFQFIFLDPPYGKKLGERALESAETGGWIAPGALVVLEEHIDADLSLSSVFRMLQKRRFRDTQMHFFRYCPKQ; this is encoded by the coding sequence ATGAGAATCGTTGGAGGTAAGTTTCGAGGTCGTATTCTTTCTGGCTCTGAGAGTAATCATATTCGTCCAACACGCAGTCAAACAAGGGAAGCGCTTTTTAATATTTTAAGTCATGTTTATCCTGAAGCGTTAAATGCGACATATATGGTTGATATGTTTGCTGGTGTAGGTTCTATAGGACTTGAGGCGTTATCTCGAGGTTGTCGTTACGTTTTTTTTATTGATAATAACATCAAAAGTTTGAATGTCATTCGCAAAAACATTAGTGTTCTGGGAGTAGAAGAGCATACGAAAGTTCTATTGTGGAATGTTGTTAATATACAAAAATTAAGGATAATAAAGCCATTTCAGTTTATTTTTTTGGATCCACCGTATGGAAAGAAACTAGGAGAAAGGGCTTTGGAATCAGCGGAAACCGGTGGATGGATTGCACCAGGTGCTTTGGTCGTCCTTGAAGAGCATATTGATGCTGATCTTTCGCTGAGTTCAGTATTTAGAATGCTTCAAAAGCGTAGATTTCGTGATACACAGATGCATTTTTTTCGATATTGTCCGAAACAATAA
- a CDS encoding TldD/PmbA family protein, with product MLPDVLSASLIDRASKIVHLALKSGADAADVKVLYSRDKSFSIRLGKTEGIDTSENSVLSLRVFVGQKVATVSTNHTFDIDLLVERAVDMAKVSLKNPFISLSDKNDLAHHYPDLDLFDPVTVNDNDLRDSALAMEGAALSVPGVSNSLGSSVSMSMQGIALVTSHGFSGFYMKTNFSRSVSVIAGKGINMERDYDFDSCVFYSDLRNTEEIGYRAGNFAVRRLNPHKMDTGSYTVVFDVRAARSLVHAIINTINGEAIARKTSFLCDSMGKQCFSRHITLIDDSFVKRASSSRPFDDEGISQGCLMLIKDGVLTNWLLSHSSACELGLRTNGRGVRCGSSVVAGSTNVFLEPGEATPEELIRNIKKGFYVTELIGHGVDLITGQYSQGASGFCIENGQLTYPVSGVTIASNLKEMFMSAVPANDIDRRYKISTPTLVIDNMTLAGQ from the coding sequence ATGCTGCCTGATGTTCTTTCAGCTTCTCTTATAGATCGTGCTTCTAAAATTGTTCATCTTGCCTTGAAATCTGGTGCTGATGCTGCTGATGTAAAGGTTCTGTATTCACGCGATAAAAGCTTTTCAATCCGTCTTGGAAAAACAGAAGGTATAGACACTTCTGAAAATAGTGTTTTGTCTTTACGTGTATTTGTAGGGCAGAAGGTTGCAACAGTTTCGACTAATCATACTTTTGATATTGATCTATTAGTTGAAAGAGCTGTTGATATGGCTAAGGTATCGTTAAAAAATCCTTTTATCTCTTTAAGCGACAAAAATGATCTTGCTCATCATTATCCTGATTTAGATTTATTTGATCCAGTGACAGTTAATGATAATGATTTACGTGATAGTGCATTGGCAATGGAAGGAGCAGCTCTTTCTGTTCCAGGTGTTAGTAATTCATTAGGCTCATCGGTTTCTATGAGCATGCAAGGGATAGCTTTGGTAACCTCTCATGGATTTTCAGGTTTTTATATGAAAACAAATTTTTCTCGTTCTGTTAGTGTCATTGCTGGAAAAGGGATTAACATGGAACGTGATTATGACTTTGATAGTTGTGTTTTCTATTCTGATCTTCGAAATACAGAAGAGATAGGATATCGTGCAGGAAACTTTGCTGTACGACGGCTTAATCCACATAAAATGGATACCGGTTCCTATACTGTTGTATTCGATGTTCGTGCAGCGCGCAGCCTTGTACACGCTATAATAAATACCATTAATGGAGAAGCTATTGCCCGTAAAACAAGTTTTTTATGTGATAGCATGGGAAAACAGTGCTTTTCTAGACATATAACTCTTATTGATGATTCTTTTGTAAAGCGTGCTTCTTCCTCTCGTCCATTTGATGATGAAGGTATTTCACAGGGTTGTTTAATGTTGATAAAGGATGGTGTGCTTACCAATTGGTTGTTATCTCATTCATCTGCTTGTGAGCTTGGTTTGCGTACGAATGGTCGGGGTGTTCGTTGTGGTTCATCTGTTGTTGCAGGTTCCACGAATGTTTTTCTGGAGCCTGGTGAGGCTACGCCTGAAGAACTGATAAGGAACATTAAAAAAGGATTTTATGTCACTGAATTAATTGGGCACGGTGTTGATTTAATTACAGGTCAATATAGTCAAGGGGCTTCTGGCTTTTGTATTGAAAATGGTCAGTTGACATATCCTGTTTCAGGCGTAACGATCGCGTCTAATTTGAAAGAGATGTTTATGTCTGCTGTTCCTGCGAATGATATAGATCGTCGCTATAAAATTTCTACGCCTACATTAGTTATTGATAATATGACATTGGCAGGTCAGTAA
- a CDS encoding 3'(2'),5'-bisphosphate nucleotidase CysQ has protein sequence MNDWSDDLNIIRFAAREAGQIAMKYFCRSPKVFREKEGGSPVSDADIAVNSYLESFLRPLRPSYGWLSEETDDNFERLAHETLFIIDPIDGTRAFILGDRAWCISIAVVHQGRPVAGVINASALGQEFYVCLGIESSCDGKNISVSSSSIGDNLVVMAEEGDLVSCINCELIQCIPSLALRLSMVADGRIDAALVRRNASDWDLAAVDLLLERAGGALVNLDGQSLIYNRSHVKHGILIASAKRHLPTFLDQLSTL, from the coding sequence ATGAATGACTGGAGTGATGATCTTAATATAATTAGGTTTGCAGCACGTGAAGCTGGACAAATAGCGATGAAATATTTTTGTCGGTCCCCTAAAGTTTTCAGAGAAAAAGAAGGAGGATCGCCAGTAAGTGATGCTGATATAGCTGTTAATTCATATCTTGAGAGTTTTCTTCGTCCTTTACGTCCTTCTTATGGATGGTTATCAGAAGAAACAGATGATAATTTTGAGCGGTTAGCTCATGAAACTCTGTTTATTATTGATCCTATTGATGGGACAAGAGCATTTATCCTAGGAGATAGAGCTTGGTGTATTAGTATTGCAGTTGTTCATCAGGGTCGTCCTGTTGCTGGTGTAATAAATGCATCAGCTCTTGGGCAGGAATTTTATGTTTGTCTTGGCATAGAATCTAGTTGTGATGGGAAAAATATATCGGTATCATCTTCTTCAATTGGTGATAATTTGGTTGTAATGGCTGAAGAAGGGGATTTAGTTTCATGTATTAATTGTGAACTTATTCAATGTATTCCGTCTTTGGCATTGCGATTATCTATGGTAGCAGATGGAAGAATAGATGCTGCTTTGGTTCGGCGTAATGCCAGTGATTGGGACTTGGCTGCTGTTGATTTATTGCTTGAGCGTGCTGGCGGTGCTTTAGTAAACTTGGATGGTCAATCCTTGATATATAATCGCTCTCATGTTAAGCACGGAATTTTGATTGCTTCTGCTAAACGTCATTTGCCAACATTTTTGGATCAGTTATCTACTTTATAA
- a CDS encoding DUF4170 domain-containing protein, with the protein MSDKYASEQSLHLVFGGELEDLTSLRFQDTNNIDVVGIFPDYSSAYIAWKAKAHQTVDNAHIRYFIVNIHSMLYAE; encoded by the coding sequence ATGAGTGATAAGTATGCCAGTGAACAAAGTTTACATCTTGTATTTGGTGGCGAGCTAGAAGATTTAACAAGTTTGAGATTTCAGGATACCAATAATATTGATGTTGTAGGTATTTTCCCTGATTATTCTAGTGCTTATATTGCTTGGAAAGCAAAAGCACATCAAACAGTTGATAATGCTCACATACGTTATTTTATAGTAAATATACATTCTATGTTGTATGCTGAATGA
- the waaA gene encoding lipid IV(A) 3-deoxy-D-manno-octulosonic acid transferase: MVTWHQQDITDRASFGSQVIFGYRCLGNIISPFLWPYLNFRVFLGKEESSRLSERFGYASILRPSGPLVWFHAASVGETIAIIELIREVCCRGICVLLTTGTMTSATLVKNRLGEEVIHQYAPLDVQSAISRFLDYWKPDSAIISESEIWPVTILGLSVRRIPQILVNARMSSRSFNKWHAYPSISKKIFNNLSLVVAQSEIDCTRYRELGAHQVLVSGNLKMDVSLPPYDEKVLSFYQQQIKDRYTWAAISTFEGEENVAGHVQHILKQKNNVLTILVPRHPERCDAIEKLLLSQGLKVARRTRGDILTSETDVFLGDTIGEMGLYLRLTEIAFVGRSLFGEGGQNPLEPAMLGCAILSGPKVHNFDEIYQNLISAEASCFVQDEEQLSKIIQYLLSNKDVRDKMIKAAMNKVYEMQGQGALKITLRALEPYINPLAFQASLLPKKIL, from the coding sequence ATGGTAACTTGGCATCAACAAGATATTACTGATAGGGCTTCTTTTGGATCGCAGGTTATATTTGGATACCGTTGTCTAGGGAATATTATATCACCCTTTTTATGGCCTTATCTAAATTTTAGAGTCTTCCTTGGTAAGGAAGAAAGCTCTCGTCTTTCAGAGCGTTTTGGATATGCAAGTATCCTGCGTCCTTCAGGACCTCTTGTTTGGTTTCATGCTGCTAGTGTTGGAGAAACTATTGCGATTATTGAGTTAATTCGTGAGGTATGTTGTCGGGGGATTTGTGTTTTGTTGACTACAGGTACAATGACTTCGGCTACTTTAGTAAAAAATCGTTTAGGGGAGGAAGTAATACATCAGTATGCTCCGTTGGATGTGCAATCTGCAATTTCAAGATTTCTTGATTATTGGAAGCCTGATAGTGCCATCATTTCAGAATCAGAAATATGGCCAGTAACAATTCTTGGATTATCTGTACGTCGTATTCCACAAATCCTTGTTAATGCAAGGATGTCTTCTCGTTCATTCAATAAATGGCATGCCTATCCTAGTATCTCAAAGAAAATTTTTAATAATTTATCTTTAGTGGTTGCACAGTCTGAGATAGATTGTACACGGTACCGTGAATTGGGTGCGCATCAAGTACTCGTATCTGGTAACCTTAAGATGGATGTTAGCCTTCCTCCCTATGATGAGAAAGTGCTTTCTTTTTATCAACAACAGATTAAAGATAGGTATACTTGGGCTGCTATTTCTACTTTTGAGGGAGAAGAGAATGTTGCAGGCCATGTTCAACATATTCTTAAACAAAAAAATAATGTTCTTACTATTCTTGTGCCACGTCATCCTGAACGTTGTGATGCTATAGAGAAGCTTTTATTATCTCAGGGACTAAAAGTTGCGCGTCGTACACGTGGAGATATTTTGACATCAGAAACTGATGTTTTTTTAGGAGATACAATTGGTGAAATGGGTCTTTATTTGCGATTAACTGAGATTGCATTTGTTGGTCGTTCTTTGTTTGGAGAAGGAGGACAAAATCCTCTTGAGCCTGCTATGCTTGGTTGTGCTATTTTATCTGGTCCAAAGGTTCATAATTTTGATGAAATTTATCAAAATTTAATATCTGCTGAAGCTTCTTGTTTTGTGCAGGATGAAGAGCAATTAAGTAAAATTATTCAGTATTTGCTGTCTAATAAAGATGTTCGTGATAAAATGATAAAAGCTGCTATGAATAAGGTTTATGAAATGCAGGGTCAGGGTGCTCTTAAAATTACATTACGTGCTTTAGAGCCATATATTAATCCACTTGCTTTTCAGGCAAGTTTGTTACCAAAGAAGATTTTGTGA
- a CDS encoding HAD family hydrolase, with protein sequence MKHHESFSKIGGLLFDKDGTLFSYDTSWLVVNKELAMIAARGDHTFAEKILSACGMDLNTGSVIPDTLLASGTINEIALAMIEAGSTVKFVDMIKAFKDVIVRSVYVSKQITNLKVFFSRLQQRGFLLGIASNDSEDSIIKTAEHFEFLEYLNYISGCDSGYGCKPDIGMALGFCSATGLEPSQIAIIGDSNRDMDMAQSVGAGLKVAVLTGTGTHSSLSEKSDLCIKDITVLEALLPSFI encoded by the coding sequence ATGAAGCACCATGAGAGTTTTTCAAAAATTGGAGGTCTTCTTTTTGATAAAGACGGTACCCTCTTTTCATATGATACAAGTTGGCTGGTTGTTAATAAAGAACTCGCAATGATTGCAGCTCGTGGGGATCATACCTTTGCTGAAAAAATTCTATCGGCTTGTGGTATGGATTTAAATACAGGTTCTGTTATACCCGATACTTTATTGGCTTCTGGTACTATCAATGAAATCGCTCTTGCTATGATTGAGGCTGGATCAACTGTAAAATTCGTAGATATGATAAAAGCTTTCAAAGATGTAATCGTTCGTTCTGTTTATGTTTCTAAACAGATTACCAATCTTAAAGTTTTTTTCTCTCGTCTTCAGCAACGAGGGTTTCTTCTTGGTATTGCTTCTAATGATAGTGAAGATTCTATTATAAAAACAGCGGAGCACTTTGAATTTTTGGAGTATCTTAATTATATTTCTGGGTGTGATAGCGGTTACGGTTGTAAACCTGATATAGGGATGGCTCTTGGTTTTTGTTCTGCTACAGGATTAGAACCTTCTCAGATTGCTATAATTGGTGATAGTAATCGGGATATGGATATGGCTCAAAGTGTTGGGGCTGGTTTAAAAGTTGCAGTATTAACTGGAACAGGCACACATTCTTCATTAAGTGAGAAATCTGATCTTTGTATTAAAGATATTACTGTTCTTGAGGCATTATTACCAAGTTTTATATAA
- the lpxK gene encoding tetraacyldisaccharide 4'-kinase — MIKTPSFWWLKFSWISLALLPLSFIYGLISSWRMKHSRRKKVLVPVICVGNFVMGGAGKTPTSLALAVAAMNRGLKPGFLSRGYGRKSKHPILVDVEKHGAFDVGDEALMLAAYASTVVSHNRVEGANLLIKEAVDIIIMDDGFQTSQLIINLSFGVIDLRRGLGNLCVFPAGPLRVPLKTQASYADIILCIGDKEAMNSKLSIYNNLGKPVYFAKLQPKLGFDYFGIHVLAFSGIADPKKFFLTVKSLGAVLVESYPFADHAVLKDEQITFLLTRAEQKKLKLVTTAKDAARLTNRLGIAQELLSKILIIEVELVFEDPLTPLNFIDRAVTLFKEQKSLQ; from the coding sequence ATGATCAAAACACCATCTTTTTGGTGGTTAAAGTTTAGCTGGATTTCTTTAGCTCTTTTGCCTCTTTCTTTTATTTATGGTCTTATTTCTTCTTGGCGAATGAAACATAGTCGTCGTAAGAAAGTTCTTGTTCCTGTAATTTGTGTTGGTAATTTTGTTATGGGAGGAGCAGGAAAAACGCCTACTTCTTTAGCACTTGCTGTTGCTGCAATGAATAGAGGATTGAAACCAGGCTTTTTATCACGTGGTTATGGACGAAAATCTAAACATCCTATTTTAGTTGATGTAGAAAAACACGGAGCTTTTGATGTCGGAGATGAAGCACTGATGCTTGCAGCTTATGCAAGTACAGTTGTATCACATAATCGAGTAGAGGGTGCTAATCTCTTGATCAAAGAAGCTGTTGATATTATTATTATGGATGATGGTTTTCAGACGTCACAATTAATAATCAATCTTTCTTTTGGGGTTATTGATTTACGTAGAGGTTTAGGGAATCTTTGTGTTTTTCCAGCAGGTCCTCTACGGGTTCCTTTAAAGACGCAGGCTTCTTATGCAGATATTATCCTTTGTATAGGTGATAAAGAAGCTATGAATTCTAAATTGTCCATATATAATAATCTTGGCAAGCCAGTCTATTTTGCAAAGTTGCAACCAAAGTTAGGATTTGATTATTTTGGTATTCATGTTCTTGCTTTTTCTGGTATTGCAGATCCTAAAAAATTTTTTTTAACAGTTAAAAGTCTTGGAGCAGTTCTTGTTGAAAGCTATCCTTTTGCTGATCATGCTGTTTTAAAAGATGAACAGATAACTTTTTTACTGACCCGAGCTGAACAAAAAAAATTAAAATTAGTAACTACTGCTAAAGATGCTGCAAGACTTACAAATCGCTTAGGAATTGCTCAAGAACTTTTATCTAAGATTTTAATAATAGAAGTTGAACTTGTTTTTGAAGACCCACTGACTCCATTAAATTTCATAGATAGGGCAGTTACTTTGTTTAAAGAACAAAAATCTCTTCAATAA
- a CDS encoding DUF2093 domain-containing protein: MNVFNSYQEREAKLHYMDGNFKILSPGTFVICAITGKRIPLHELCYWSVARQAPYADAAASLEAEKRAGTLPY, from the coding sequence ATGAATGTATTCAATAGTTATCAAGAACGCGAAGCCAAACTTCATTATATGGATGGCAATTTCAAAATTTTATCTCCAGGAACTTTTGTTATTTGTGCAATAACAGGAAAACGTATTCCACTCCACGAGCTATGTTACTGGAGTGTTGCTCGACAAGCTCCTTACGCCGATGCAGCAGCATCTTTAGAGGCAGAGAAACGCGCAGGAACTTTACCTTATTGA
- the mutL gene encoding DNA mismatch repair endonuclease MutL translates to MRIKKLSEKVVNQIAAGEVIESPASAVKELIENALDADATHVEITTSAGGKSFIRVSDNGYGMTPDELSMAVQRHCTSKIFNDLDKIYTFGFRGEALPSIGAIAQLTLISRSAEQDCGAQIIISGGKVSLVQPAATNPGTIVEIKNLFFEVPARLKFLKSEQIEANAIKEVVKRIAISYPNVRFTLSGINRSKLDFLPTPGDLMSRVAQVLGETFYENSIELNKVSKDISLKGYVGIPTFNRANTNQQYLFVNGRPVQDKLLFSAVRASYTETIPKGRYPVVVLLLNIDQTMVDVNVHPAKSDVRFRNPAIVRNFIIDTIRQALIRKGLVTSSTLSTSMLSSFHNKFGKPLLNKELDIKYSPSYPSHLTFQEEQKIFVDYSPPGITPITNAVAQDEIPYPLGIACAQIHQNYIISQTHDRVVIIDQHAAHERILFEKMRKILEKERLTSQKLLIPEIIDFIEEECNLIMAHADHLHKLGLIVERFGAGAIAIRETPTILGKFNASALLRDLLDEIIDDHTTDCLFNKLEQTLATMACHASIKSGRKMQIEEMNALLREMEKTPNSSQCNHGRPTFIELKLRDIEKLFGR, encoded by the coding sequence ATGCGCATAAAAAAACTTTCTGAAAAAGTTGTTAATCAAATCGCTGCTGGCGAAGTTATAGAAAGCCCTGCTTCTGCTGTAAAAGAGCTCATAGAAAATGCTCTTGACGCCGATGCAACACATGTTGAAATAACAACTTCTGCAGGAGGAAAGTCATTTATTCGTGTTTCTGATAATGGTTATGGTATGACACCAGATGAACTATCTATGGCAGTACAAAGACATTGTACTTCTAAAATTTTTAATGACTTAGATAAAATATATACTTTTGGTTTTAGAGGTGAAGCTTTACCTTCCATAGGTGCGATAGCACAACTTACTTTAATCAGTCGTTCTGCTGAACAAGATTGCGGAGCACAAATTATTATTTCTGGAGGTAAAGTCTCCTTGGTGCAGCCAGCTGCCACTAATCCTGGAACTATTGTAGAAATAAAAAATCTTTTTTTTGAAGTTCCTGCAAGATTAAAATTTCTAAAAAGTGAACAAATAGAAGCAAATGCCATCAAAGAGGTAGTTAAACGTATAGCTATTTCTTATCCTAATGTGCGCTTTACTTTATCAGGAATCAATCGCTCTAAGCTAGATTTCTTGCCCACTCCTGGAGATTTGATGTCACGTGTTGCTCAAGTACTTGGAGAAACATTTTATGAGAATTCTATCGAATTAAATAAAGTATCTAAAGATATAAGCCTTAAAGGTTATGTAGGAATCCCTACCTTTAATAGAGCCAATACGAATCAACAGTATTTGTTTGTAAATGGCAGGCCTGTTCAAGATAAATTGCTTTTTTCAGCAGTTCGAGCCTCTTACACGGAAACCATACCAAAAGGAAGATATCCGGTAGTAGTTTTGTTACTCAACATTGATCAAACAATGGTAGATGTAAATGTACATCCAGCAAAATCTGATGTACGCTTTCGCAACCCGGCGATTGTACGTAATTTTATTATTGATACAATCCGTCAAGCTCTTATTAGAAAAGGGCTTGTTACTTCCTCTACTCTTAGTACAAGTATGCTTTCTTCTTTCCACAATAAATTTGGGAAACCTCTTCTCAATAAAGAGTTGGATATAAAATATTCTCCTTCATATCCCTCACATCTTACTTTCCAGGAAGAACAAAAAATCTTTGTTGATTATAGCCCGCCCGGCATCACTCCAATAACAAATGCTGTTGCACAGGATGAAATACCATATCCTCTTGGTATCGCATGTGCTCAAATCCACCAGAATTATATTATATCGCAAACTCATGATAGAGTAGTTATTATTGATCAACATGCAGCACATGAACGCATTCTTTTTGAAAAAATGCGTAAAATATTAGAAAAAGAACGACTTACTTCACAAAAGCTACTGATACCAGAAATAATTGATTTTATTGAAGAAGAATGCAATCTTATAATGGCACATGCGGATCATCTCCATAAACTCGGACTTATCGTTGAACGTTTTGGAGCTGGAGCAATAGCTATTCGTGAAACTCCAACAATACTTGGAAAATTTAATGCATCAGCATTACTACGAGATCTGCTTGATGAGATAATAGACGACCATACAACAGATTGTTTATTTAATAAATTAGAACAAACACTTGCAACTATGGCATGTCATGCATCAATCAAATCTGGTAGAAAAATGCAAATTGAAGAAATGAATGCCCTGCTTAGAGAAATGGAAAAAACTCCAAACTCTAGTCAATGCAATCACGGACGTCCAACGTTTATTGAACTAAAATTAAGGGATATAGAAAAGCTTTTTGGACGTTGA
- the rsmA gene encoding 16S rRNA (adenine(1518)-N(6)/adenine(1519)-N(6))-dimethyltransferase RsmA translates to MTDLNPLNSLRKVISLHNLNPNKIMGQNFILDLNLTQKIAKAAGPLNNITVLEIGPGPGGLTRSILASGAKKVIAIEKDKQFLPALQEIIGYYPDQLEIIQGDALKTDYTIFNELDDPIRVISNLPYNIGTRLLFDWITSPIWPPFWESLTLLFQKEVAKRIVATKNNASYGILSVLTAWRANARILFDIPPQAFFPSPQIISTVVHFVPHHDPIPCCLESLKKVTKTAFGQRRKMLRQSLKNLGGESLLKKARIEPSKRAENLSIEEFCRIASFL, encoded by the coding sequence ATGACAGACCTGAATCCTTTAAACTCTTTAAGAAAAGTTATCAGCCTTCATAATCTTAATCCTAATAAAATAATGGGACAAAATTTCATTCTTGATCTTAACCTGACTCAAAAAATTGCCAAAGCTGCAGGTCCACTCAATAATATTACTGTTTTAGAGATTGGGCCAGGACCAGGTGGATTAACTCGATCAATTTTGGCATCAGGAGCAAAAAAAGTAATTGCTATAGAAAAAGATAAACAATTTTTACCGGCTTTACAAGAAATCATCGGTTATTATCCTGATCAGCTAGAAATTATTCAAGGGGATGCTCTAAAAACAGACTATACAATATTTAATGAATTAGACGATCCTATTCGTGTTATATCCAACCTACCCTACAATATTGGTACACGATTACTATTTGATTGGATCACTTCCCCTATATGGCCTCCTTTTTGGGAATCTTTAACTCTTCTTTTTCAAAAGGAAGTTGCTAAAAGAATAGTTGCAACTAAAAACAATGCTTCTTATGGAATATTAAGTGTATTAACAGCTTGGAGAGCAAATGCTCGTATACTCTTTGATATCCCACCCCAAGCCTTTTTTCCTTCCCCCCAAATTATATCCACTGTTGTACACTTCGTTCCTCATCATGACCCTATTCCTTGTTGTTTAGAATCACTCAAAAAAGTTACCAAAACTGCTTTTGGACAGCGACGTAAAATGTTACGACAAAGCCTAAAAAATCTAGGAGGGGAATCATTGCTAAAAAAAGCAAGAATAGAACCAAGTAAAAGAGCCGAAAATCTCTCCATTGAAGAGTTTTGTCGTATAGCCTCTTTTCTTTAA